From one Trachemys scripta elegans isolate TJP31775 chromosome 14, CAS_Tse_1.0, whole genome shotgun sequence genomic stretch:
- the LOC117887140 gene encoding E3 ubiquitin-protein ligase TRIM39-like produces METPAPPRKRKHKAEGQELPPPTSLAGRELDNAICTICEEYLTDPVTIECGHNFCLGCITRRCEGVETAACPQCGEMFQKRAFRPNTLLGSIIQSIKQVELKPEQKGREGNICEEHGKELTWFCKKDSKALCEDCKGSLAHCSHAVIPMGMAAHESKGEASTSSRSENVNVQEQETSSTQQQELRAMASAHPLRKLLEEVVCPTCRSYFKDPVSIDCGHNFCRVCITEHYEKMEMETEEVFCPQCRKNIKNENFQTNRQLARMVENIQQLGIKPEDPKKQIICREHEDKLKLFCEDDGEVICLVCDNTQEHRSHTLVPTEQAVQEYKVKLHKDIELLKKAVEEISKLESKEQKKPNDWKERVKCQRQRILSEFEKLQLLLNEEKELFLQRLAEEERETLKKLNENVTKLSQQSSSLQQLISEIQEKCLQPAMELLKDVKDTLIRSEQVRLQKPELNAAELKDAYGVPGMMEMLREFTVDVTLDPDTANPNLVLSEDRKRVRHRDTRQDLPDNPERFDLCPCVLGTEGFTGGRHYWEVEVGDKTDWDLGVCRETVSRKGKVTVTPRNGYWAIWLWNGEYKANNSPSTLLPVSVRPSRVGIFLDYEAGEVSFYNVTNKSHLLTIADTFSGMLRPYFSPYLNKEGKNSAPLIICPIPAQARGNLSPCQ; encoded by the exons ATGGAGACACCTGCTCCACCAAGGAAAAGGAAACATAAGGCTGAGGGTCAGGAACTCCCACCTCCAACGTCTTTAGCTGGTAGAGAGCTAGATAATGCCATTTGTACCATCTGTGAGGAGTATTTAACAGACCCGGTGACTATAGAGTGTGGGCACAACTTCTGCCTGGGCTGCATCACCCGGCGCTGTGAGGGGGTGGAGACAGCCGCCTGTCCTCAGTGTGGAGAAATGTTCCAGAAAAGAGCCTTCAGGCCCAACACGCTGCTGGGCAGCATAATACAGTCCATCAAACAAGTGGAGTTAAAGCCAGaacaaaagggaagggaagggaatatCTGTGAGGAACACGGCAAAGAGCTCACATGGTTCTGTAAGAAGGATTCCAAAGCCCTTTGTGAGGATTGCAAAGGATCCCTGGCTCACTGCTCTCACGCTGTGATTCCCATGGGAATGGCTGCCCACGAGTCCAAG GGGGAGGCAAGCACATCAAGCAG GAGTGAAAATGTGAATGTTCAAGAACAGGAAACCAGTTCTACTCAACAGCAGGAACTCAGAG CCATGGCCTCTGCCCATCCTTTGAGGAAGCTACTGGAAGAAGTGGTTTGTCCCACATGTCGGAGTTACTTCAAGGATCCAGTGAGCATAGACTGTGGACACAACTTCTGCCGAGTTTGTATCACAGAGCACTatgaaaaaatggaaatggaaacagAGGAAGTTTTCTGTCCACAATGCAGAAAAAATATCAAGAACGAGAATTTCCAGACCAACAGGCAGCTTGCCAGAATGGTGGAAAATATCCAGCAATTAGGGATAAAACCTGAAGACCCAAAAAAGCAGATAATCTGCAGGGAGCATGAGGACAAACTCAAGCTGTTCTGTGAAGATGATGGTGAGGTGATCTGTCTGGTTTGTGATAACACCCAGGAGCACAGATCTCACACGCTGGTGCCCACTGAGCAGGCTGTGCAGGAATACAAG GTGAAACTCCACAAAGACATTGAGCTTCTGAAGAAAGCAGTAGAGGAGATTTCAAAGTTGGAATCCAAGGAACAAAAGAaacccaatgactggaag GAAAGAGTAAAGTGCCAGAGACAGCGAATCTTGTCTGAATTTGAGAAACTACAACTGCTTCTGAATGAGGAAAAGGAACTCTTTCTCCAGAGACTggcagaggaagagagggagactTTGAAGAAACTGAATGAGAATGTAACCAAACTCTCCCAGCAAAGCTCCTCTCTTCAGCAGCTGATCTCAGAGATCCAGGAGAAGTGTCTGCAACCGGCCATGGAGCTGCTGAAG GATGTAAAGGACACACTGATCAG GAGTGAGCAGGTGAGACTGCAGAAACCAGAGCTCAATGCTGCTGAACTGAAGGATGCGTACGGAGTCCCTGGCATGATGGAAATGCTGCGGGAATTCACAG TGgatgtgactctggatccagacacggcaAATCCCAACCTCGTCCTGTCTGAGGATCGGAAACGTGTGAGACACAGAGACACAAGACAGGATCTGCCCGACAACCCTGAAAGATTTGATCTTTGTCCCTGTGTCCTGGGCACTGAGGGATTCACGGGCGGGAGGCattactgggaggtggaggtgggagatAAGACTGACTGGGACCTGGGAGTTTGTAGGGAAACTGTGAGCAGAAAAGGGAAGGTCACAGTCACACCTAGGAATGGATACTGGGCCATATGGCTGTGGAATGGGGAATACAAGGCCAACAACTCCCCCTCGACCCTCCTTCCCGTAAGCGTCAGGCCCAGCCGGGTGGGGATTTTCCTGGACTATGAGGCGGGCGAGGTCTCATTTTACAATGTGACTAACAAATCCCATCTGCTCACTATCGCTGACACCTTCTCTGGGATGCTCCGCCCTTATTTCAGTCCCTATCTCAACAAGGAGGGTAAAAACTCAGCTCCCCTGATAATCTGCCCGATCCccg cTCAGGCCAGAGGAAATCTTAGTCCCTGCCAGTGA